A section of the Humulus lupulus chromosome 2, drHumLupu1.1, whole genome shotgun sequence genome encodes:
- the LOC133814237 gene encoding secreted RxLR effector protein 161-like has product MTDLGLMTYFLGMEIKQNDYEVFKCQKKYAKEILKKFEFEECKDMSTPMNSREKLFKEDGTEKIDQAYFRSMIGCLMYLTTTRFDILNTVSIFSRFIHCASEWHLKAAKRVLRYEKGTSDIGIKFTRSKEFKLLGFSDSDWGGSIDDMKSTSGYCFQLSSGVFSWSSKKQEIIAQSTAEAEFVASTAAINQALWLRKILIDLNMEHEESTQILVIYIVVIMA; this is encoded by the coding sequence ATGACAGATCTTGGATTGATGACCTATTTTCTTGGAATGGAAATTAAACAAAATGACTATGAAGTCTTCAAATGTCAGAAGAAATATGCTAAGGAGATTCTGAAAAAGTTTGAATTTGAAGAATGCAAAGACATGAGCACTCCAATGAACTCAAGGGAGAAGCTATTTAAGGAAGATGGAAcagagaagattgatcaggcatACTTCAGAAGCATGATTGGTTGCTTGATGTATCTCACAACCACTAGATTTGACATTTTGAATACTGTAAGTATTTTCTCTCGTTTTATACATTGTGCAAGTGAATGGCATCTCAAGGCTGCAAAGAGGGTGCTTAGATATGAGAAAGGCACAAGTGATATTGGCATTAAATTTACAAGGAGCAAGGAGTTTAAGCTGCTTGGTTTCTCTGATAGTGATTGGGGAGGTTCCATTGATGATATGAAAAGCACCTCGGGGTATTGTTTCCAACTTAGTTCTGGTGTTTTCTCCTGGAGCTCGAAAAAACAAGAAATCATAGCTCAATCCACTGCTGAAGCAGAATTTGTTGCTTCAACAGCCGCTATTAATCAAGCTTTATGGCTGAGAAAGATTTTAATTGATCTTAACATGGAGCACGAGGAAAGTACACAGATTCTTGTTATCTATATAGTTGTGATCATGGCATGA